In one Corallococcus sp. EGB genomic region, the following are encoded:
- the priA gene encoding primosomal protein N', with protein MGRDVAQREHAATVRPVVSASPAQLASVAVGRPVRGEFTYLVPESLSDKLAPGQRVLVPFGRGMALGFYLGPANAPVEGGVRLKPIQRVLEDSPSLPKDLIALLRFTAEHYRYPLGEVIRGALPPGLSTAVEEKEARPDIQFFVEALVAEVPPQLARAPAQAAVLQYLLAVGGRAPLEEVTHAIPGARETLKKLATRKFVKWVEVTLQPGVREGLVQNRPDRLTPEQALAVKELQGAVDAGGFQPYLLHGVTGSGKTEVYLRAVEHTLARGLGSLVLVPEIALTPQLVGRFRSRFGGDVAVLHSGLKDRERLFHWQALRKGTVKIAVGVRSAVFAPVEHLGLIVVDEEHDPSFKQDEKLRYQARDLAVVRGKQASAVVVLGSATPSLETLQNTRSGRYKLIELKNRVDDRPMPSINLVDLRVERPREGQVTEEAPILSPQMLQAMEETVAKGQQVILFLNRRGHSTILLCEVCGLSLKCHDCDVCMTHHRSQNRVVCHYCGVAFPVPDRCRECTGPLLKLGIGTERVEAEVLERMPHARVARLDRDSATSAEKLTELLASFARREIDVLVGTQMVAKGHDFPGVTLVCVVMADTSLAIPDFRAAERTFHLLTQVAGRAGRGKDPGRVLVQTYNPDAEPVKRVLAHDFDGFSKQELEWRKALAYPPFARMAAVRLEGEHPEQTAGVARFLGNLVGRHMPPASAGVRLLGPALAPIARIRGKTRWQLLLKAPTHAALAPLLARLEAALADVPNGVKVVIDVDPGAML; from the coding sequence ATGGGAAGGGACGTGGCGCAACGGGAGCACGCCGCTACAGTGCGCCCCGTCGTGAGCGCCTCCCCTGCCCAACTTGCGTCCGTCGCCGTGGGGCGTCCCGTGCGCGGGGAGTTCACCTACCTGGTGCCGGAGTCGCTCTCCGACAAGCTCGCCCCGGGGCAGCGCGTGCTCGTGCCCTTCGGCCGGGGCATGGCGCTGGGCTTCTACCTGGGGCCCGCGAACGCGCCGGTGGAGGGCGGCGTGCGGCTCAAGCCCATCCAGCGCGTGCTGGAGGACTCGCCGTCCCTGCCCAAGGACCTCATCGCGCTCCTGCGCTTCACCGCCGAGCACTACCGCTATCCGCTGGGCGAGGTGATCCGCGGCGCGCTGCCGCCGGGGCTCTCCACCGCGGTGGAAGAGAAGGAGGCCCGGCCGGACATCCAGTTCTTCGTGGAGGCGCTCGTCGCGGAGGTGCCGCCGCAGCTGGCCCGGGCCCCCGCGCAGGCGGCGGTGCTCCAGTACCTCCTGGCGGTGGGCGGGCGCGCGCCGCTGGAGGAGGTGACGCACGCCATCCCCGGCGCCCGCGAGACGCTGAAGAAGCTGGCCACGCGCAAGTTCGTGAAGTGGGTGGAGGTGACGCTGCAGCCGGGCGTGCGCGAGGGGCTGGTGCAGAACCGCCCGGACCGCCTCACCCCGGAGCAGGCCCTGGCGGTGAAGGAGCTCCAGGGCGCCGTCGACGCGGGCGGCTTCCAGCCGTACCTCCTGCACGGCGTCACCGGCAGCGGGAAGACGGAGGTGTACCTGCGCGCGGTGGAGCACACGCTCGCGCGCGGCCTGGGCAGCCTGGTGCTGGTGCCCGAAATCGCGCTGACGCCGCAGCTGGTGGGGCGCTTCCGCAGCCGCTTCGGCGGGGACGTGGCGGTGCTGCACTCGGGGCTCAAGGACCGCGAGCGGCTGTTCCACTGGCAGGCGCTGCGCAAGGGCACGGTGAAGATTGCTGTCGGCGTGCGCTCGGCGGTGTTCGCGCCGGTGGAGCACCTGGGGCTCATCGTCGTGGACGAGGAGCATGATCCGTCCTTCAAGCAGGACGAGAAGCTGCGCTACCAGGCCCGCGACCTGGCGGTGGTGCGCGGCAAGCAGGCCAGCGCGGTGGTGGTGCTGGGCTCGGCCACGCCGTCGCTGGAGACGCTCCAGAACACGCGCTCCGGCCGCTACAAGCTGATCGAGTTGAAGAACCGCGTGGATGACCGGCCCATGCCCTCCATCAACCTGGTGGACCTGCGCGTGGAGCGTCCTCGCGAGGGCCAGGTGACGGAAGAGGCGCCCATCCTGAGCCCGCAGATGCTCCAGGCCATGGAGGAGACGGTGGCCAAGGGGCAGCAGGTCATCCTGTTCCTCAACCGCCGCGGCCACAGCACCATCCTCCTGTGCGAGGTGTGCGGCCTGTCGCTCAAGTGCCACGACTGCGACGTGTGCATGACGCACCACCGCTCCCAGAACCGGGTGGTGTGCCACTACTGCGGCGTGGCGTTCCCGGTGCCGGACCGCTGCCGCGAGTGCACGGGCCCGCTGCTCAAGCTCGGCATCGGCACGGAGCGCGTGGAGGCGGAGGTCCTGGAGCGGATGCCGCACGCACGCGTGGCGCGGCTGGACCGCGACTCCGCGACGAGCGCGGAGAAGCTGACGGAGCTGCTGGCGTCCTTCGCGCGGCGTGAAATCGACGTGCTGGTGGGCACGCAGATGGTGGCCAAGGGCCACGACTTCCCGGGCGTGACGCTGGTGTGCGTGGTGATGGCGGACACGTCCCTGGCGATTCCTGATTTCCGGGCCGCCGAGCGGACCTTCCACCTGTTGACCCAGGTGGCGGGGCGCGCGGGGCGCGGGAAGGACCCGGGGCGGGTGCTGGTGCAGACCTACAACCCGGACGCGGAGCCGGTGAAGCGGGTGCTGGCGCACGACTTCGACGGCTTCTCCAAGCAGGAGCTGGAGTGGCGCAAGGCGCTGGCCTATCCGCCCTTCGCCCGCATGGCGGCCGTCCGGCTGGAGGGGGAGCACCCGGAGCAGACCGCGGGGGTGGCTCGCTTCCTGGGGAACCTGGTGGGGCGACACATGCCGCCGGCGTCGGCGGGCGTGCGCCTGTTGGGGCCGGCCCTGGCGCCCATCGCCCGCATCCGGGGCAAGACGCGCTGGCAGTTGCTCCTGAAGGCGCCGACACATGCGGCGCTCGCCCCACTGCTCGCCCGGCTGGAGGCGGCGTTGGCGGATGTGCCCAACGGAGTGAAGGTCGTGATCGACGTGGATCCCGGGGCCATGCTGTAG
- a CDS encoding response regulator receiver protein has product MGASVLLVHDDIATIAAVRRLLSREGHEVILATSAADALIAFGHHLPELIVLAPGVESGRGHVVLEELVLHPDGHKARVLLLSESIEGFSAPVAPLPLDGPSFVTLVDTLIRAPAEADGWRVVENRTLQEPAKGGAPSDEDWHVTSPRSVGGDPALANALFGDLAPLNQTDWEVAAMTREERSAHAVNQQRERSTNVAVNAALEQAHLEVETEAIASIDSALSVGTRSHGAEAGEGDSGEAWGEEDPDASIGSEWDGAPPEGRAPEARTTLRFPFPNEEGAEEAPPEGQLAFREERLTPPGLKPVKPAPKLGDEGFFDVDSDEGGGAAKDSEPEGSAPLAWKELEPDPELEGRASPGGVDDPDETDFGSVADDVAAEERAAAAREAEDDAPSEPTAEELAAAGLSNWDVLEADLKASADAREREESADDTSKPVGSDWFDSETVDEVKSEGSKPLQWSEPANGEAAKAGKATASSDGATAGSAAPGANPERPLRVAARVPLRSPGKAPVGVVVAGGTSAGSEAGAVVASGAGEGPAGLNDNPGAGDTAKAGGTSSPRSNAPGADAASSRAESATHRLEVQAPSSVMLVPGGVQRANKPRAQEPEASAPARTDAAEPSSELIAELESLREELAMAHAAIEEAEARAADAEALAESEQSLRVELEERIAGEARAREDARLEADAEVEARSAVEVRAEAEVHARARAESLLEQASAAHAASEVRAVSATQALAEVEARLASEAGGRVEAEARAAAEERARLEAEAIAEMVRLELAELEKRLAAEVQAREEAELRAHQEAQTRAEAEARAELEQAARSDVEARLEAETEARLAAEARAESESRAARAEAEQAHSHDSEEAALRADLEARRAEAEARAEAEAKARTAAEAKVKHSAQALSLVEVRAHHLAQSLAESEAKAKQSAQALAQAETRVQQVTQALAESEAKAKQSAQALAQVEARAQQLAQVLLQGEANARQSAQAVSQAEGRATQAEEARAAAEATAERTAERLAEAEARATKAEEALLEAQARAEEAEAAKQQNETRFAETLSQANARMEQLKQARQRAEAKAAQPAEALLQAEARVEQLTQALTQAEARATEAENARAAAAEQLKQARSEAEAHAEQLQRLQTESGNRADQFTQSQAEAQARLEHLIQARTEAEARAEQLAQERAEAEARAEQLAQARAEAEARAEQLAQERAEAEARAEQLAQALANAEARTEQLTQAESRIEQLTQELTQARTREETLARTQSELEARVEQLTQSLAQAESRAEQSTHDLTDADERARTRVAEAEQARAEAQANAEQQLQARTAAEARALQAEQKATEATAKATSEGRLRTVLEVRLDSEARARQDLEARLETEAQARTAAEARLAAESQARDALQAQLDQLREELTRERETRTRLETEAVEQRLQAERERQELEARAQRDAEEAAAQARATLIPLESPGRPEMAVARSGSLTQEGLARLILRLCDARMEVRLELKVMNALRVLWLRDGALVGAASSAQGESLIDRARADGLIDARQEAELRLVRSATTGTLLEALRGRGYVREAESVPLVQRYTEQVFLDALAEPSTLYRLVPEPAPHEVALAAATRPPLHLLAEGLRNTLTAESLLDAAGSLRAQVSRGDAHMAPADFGLSARELQLLQSVDGERTLESLLLGSGLPQDSALKALAVARTLGLIALHPPSEDARGDLPPELDVHRLEAKFEEIQDADYFTVLGLARSAGSEEVKRAYTLLAAEFHPLRFAGHPDPALQHRAQQIRAVLTEAARALGDDRLRGEYARNLLD; this is encoded by the coding sequence ATGGGCGCCTCGGTCCTCCTCGTACACGACGACATCGCCACCATCGCCGCCGTCCGGCGACTGCTGTCCCGCGAAGGGCACGAGGTCATCCTCGCGACCTCCGCCGCGGACGCGCTCATCGCCTTCGGGCATCACCTGCCGGAGCTCATCGTGCTCGCGCCGGGCGTGGAGAGCGGGCGCGGGCACGTGGTGCTGGAGGAGCTGGTGCTGCACCCGGACGGCCACAAGGCGCGGGTGCTGCTGCTGAGTGAGTCCATCGAGGGCTTCAGCGCGCCGGTGGCGCCGCTGCCCCTGGACGGCCCCAGCTTCGTGACGCTGGTGGACACCTTGATCCGCGCGCCGGCGGAGGCGGATGGCTGGCGCGTGGTGGAGAACCGGACGCTGCAGGAGCCGGCGAAGGGGGGCGCGCCCTCGGACGAGGACTGGCACGTGACGTCGCCGCGCTCGGTGGGCGGGGACCCCGCGCTGGCGAACGCGCTGTTCGGAGACCTGGCGCCGCTGAACCAGACGGACTGGGAAGTGGCGGCGATGACGCGCGAGGAGCGCAGCGCGCACGCCGTGAACCAGCAGCGCGAGCGCAGCACGAACGTGGCGGTGAACGCCGCGCTGGAGCAGGCGCACCTGGAGGTGGAGACGGAGGCGATCGCGTCCATCGACTCCGCGCTGTCGGTGGGCACGAGGTCCCACGGAGCCGAGGCGGGGGAGGGCGACTCCGGCGAGGCGTGGGGCGAGGAGGATCCGGACGCGAGCATCGGCTCCGAGTGGGACGGGGCGCCGCCGGAGGGCCGTGCGCCGGAAGCGCGCACCACGTTGCGCTTCCCGTTCCCGAACGAAGAGGGCGCGGAAGAGGCGCCGCCGGAGGGACAGCTCGCGTTCCGTGAGGAGCGGCTCACCCCGCCGGGGCTGAAGCCGGTGAAGCCCGCGCCGAAGCTGGGGGACGAGGGCTTCTTCGACGTCGACTCGGACGAGGGCGGTGGCGCGGCGAAGGACTCGGAGCCGGAAGGCTCGGCCCCGCTGGCGTGGAAGGAACTGGAGCCGGATCCAGAGCTGGAGGGGCGTGCGTCGCCGGGCGGCGTGGACGACCCCGACGAGACGGACTTCGGTTCGGTCGCGGACGACGTGGCGGCGGAGGAGCGGGCCGCGGCGGCGAGGGAGGCGGAGGACGACGCACCCTCGGAGCCGACCGCGGAGGAGCTGGCGGCGGCGGGCCTGTCGAACTGGGACGTCCTGGAGGCGGACCTCAAGGCCTCCGCCGATGCGCGCGAGCGGGAGGAGTCCGCTGACGACACCTCGAAGCCAGTGGGTTCGGACTGGTTCGACTCCGAGACCGTCGATGAGGTGAAGTCGGAGGGCTCCAAGCCCCTCCAGTGGTCGGAGCCCGCGAACGGTGAGGCCGCGAAGGCGGGCAAGGCCACGGCGTCGAGCGACGGCGCGACGGCGGGCAGCGCCGCGCCAGGTGCGAACCCGGAGAGGCCGCTGCGCGTCGCGGCCCGTGTGCCGCTGCGTTCGCCGGGCAAGGCCCCCGTGGGGGTCGTGGTGGCCGGTGGCACCTCGGCGGGCAGTGAGGCCGGGGCGGTGGTCGCGTCGGGAGCGGGGGAGGGGCCCGCGGGCCTGAATGACAACCCCGGTGCTGGCGATACAGCGAAGGCCGGTGGGACCTCCTCACCACGGAGCAACGCGCCCGGCGCGGATGCCGCCTCGTCACGCGCGGAGAGCGCGACCCACCGGCTGGAGGTCCAGGCGCCGTCGTCCGTGATGCTGGTGCCAGGAGGAGTGCAGCGGGCGAACAAGCCGCGCGCCCAGGAGCCGGAGGCATCCGCCCCGGCGCGCACGGACGCCGCCGAGCCGTCGTCGGAGCTCATCGCGGAGCTGGAGTCGCTGCGCGAGGAACTCGCGATGGCCCACGCCGCCATCGAGGAGGCGGAGGCCCGAGCCGCGGACGCGGAAGCCCTGGCCGAATCAGAGCAGTCGCTCCGCGTGGAGCTGGAAGAGCGCATCGCGGGCGAAGCGCGAGCCCGGGAAGACGCCCGGCTCGAAGCGGACGCCGAGGTGGAGGCCCGGAGCGCCGTGGAGGTGAGGGCCGAAGCGGAGGTCCACGCCCGTGCCCGCGCCGAGTCCTTGTTGGAGCAGGCCTCGGCGGCCCATGCGGCCTCGGAGGTCCGGGCCGTCTCGGCGACGCAGGCCCTCGCGGAGGTCGAGGCCCGGCTCGCCTCGGAGGCGGGCGGGCGGGTGGAGGCGGAGGCGCGCGCGGCCGCGGAGGAGCGTGCCCGCCTTGAAGCCGAAGCCATCGCGGAGATGGTCCGGCTGGAGCTCGCCGAGCTCGAGAAGCGTCTCGCCGCGGAGGTCCAGGCGCGCGAGGAGGCCGAGCTCCGCGCCCATCAGGAAGCACAGACGCGCGCAGAGGCCGAGGCCCGCGCCGAGCTGGAGCAGGCCGCGCGCTCCGACGTGGAAGCGCGGCTCGAAGCCGAGACCGAGGCACGGCTCGCGGCCGAAGCCCGAGCGGAATCCGAATCCAGGGCCGCGCGTGCCGAAGCCGAGCAGGCGCACAGCCACGACAGCGAGGAAGCCGCGCTCCGCGCGGACCTGGAGGCCCGGCGTGCCGAAGCCGAGGCCCGCGCCGAAGCGGAAGCGAAGGCCCGGACCGCGGCCGAAGCGAAGGTGAAGCACTCCGCGCAGGCGCTGTCGCTGGTGGAGGTGCGGGCCCATCATCTGGCCCAGTCGCTGGCCGAGTCCGAAGCGAAGGCGAAGCAGTCCGCGCAGGCGCTGGCCCAGGCGGAGACGCGGGTGCAGCAGGTCACGCAGGCGCTGGCCGAGTCCGAAGCGAAGGCGAAGCAGTCCGCGCAGGCGCTGGCGCAGGTGGAGGCCAGGGCGCAGCAGTTGGCGCAGGTGCTGCTCCAGGGCGAGGCCAACGCAAGGCAGTCCGCCCAGGCGGTGAGCCAGGCCGAAGGCCGCGCCACGCAAGCCGAGGAGGCACGCGCCGCCGCGGAGGCCACCGCCGAACGCACCGCCGAACGTCTGGCCGAGGCGGAAGCCCGGGCGACGAAGGCAGAGGAGGCCCTGCTCGAAGCCCAGGCCCGAGCGGAAGAGGCCGAGGCGGCGAAGCAGCAGAACGAGACGCGGTTCGCGGAGACCCTGAGCCAGGCCAACGCCCGGATGGAGCAGCTCAAGCAGGCCCGCCAGCGAGCCGAGGCCAAGGCGGCGCAGCCCGCCGAAGCCCTGCTCCAGGCGGAGGCCCGCGTGGAGCAACTGACGCAGGCCCTGACGCAGGCCGAAGCGCGAGCCACCGAAGCCGAAAATGCCCGCGCGGCCGCCGCCGAGCAGCTGAAGCAGGCGCGGTCCGAAGCCGAGGCGCACGCCGAGCAGCTCCAGCGGCTCCAGACCGAATCGGGGAACCGCGCGGACCAGTTCACGCAGTCCCAGGCCGAAGCCCAGGCCCGCCTTGAGCACCTCATCCAGGCGCGCACGGAAGCGGAGGCCCGAGCGGAGCAACTCGCCCAGGAGCGCGCCGAAGCGGAGGCCCGAGCGGAGCAACTCGCCCAGGCGCGCGCCGAAGCGGAGGCCCGAGCGGAACAACTCGCCCAGGAGCGCGCCGAAGCCGAAGCCCGGGCGGAACAGCTCGCCCAGGCGCTGGCCAACGCGGAGGCCCGCACGGAGCAGCTCACCCAGGCCGAGTCGCGCATCGAGCAGCTCACGCAGGAGCTGACGCAGGCCCGCACCCGCGAAGAGACGCTCGCGAGGACGCAGTCCGAGCTTGAGGCTCGCGTGGAGCAACTCACGCAATCCCTCGCTCAGGCGGAGTCCCGCGCGGAGCAGTCCACGCACGACCTCACGGACGCGGACGAACGCGCACGGACCCGCGTGGCCGAAGCCGAACAGGCCCGCGCCGAAGCACAAGCCAACGCCGAACAGCAGCTCCAGGCCCGCACCGCCGCGGAGGCCCGAGCCCTCCAGGCCGAGCAGAAGGCCACCGAAGCCACCGCCAAGGCCACCTCCGAAGGCCGGCTGCGCACCGTGCTGGAAGTCCGCCTCGACTCCGAGGCCCGCGCACGTCAGGACCTCGAAGCCCGCCTCGAAACCGAAGCCCAGGCCCGCACCGCCGCGGAAGCCCGCCTCGCCGCCGAGTCCCAGGCCCGCGACGCGCTGCAAGCCCAACTCGACCAGCTCCGAGAGGAACTCACCCGCGAGCGCGAGACGCGCACCCGGCTCGAAACCGAAGCCGTCGAACAGCGCCTCCAGGCCGAACGTGAGCGCCAGGAACTCGAAGCCCGCGCGCAACGGGACGCGGAGGAGGCCGCGGCCCAGGCCCGCGCCACGCTCATCCCGCTCGAATCGCCCGGCCGTCCGGAGATGGCGGTGGCCCGCAGCGGCAGCCTCACGCAGGAGGGCCTCGCCCGCCTCATCCTGAGGCTCTGCGACGCGCGAATGGAGGTGCGCCTGGAGCTCAAGGTGATGAACGCCTTGCGCGTCCTCTGGCTGCGCGACGGAGCCCTCGTCGGCGCCGCGTCCTCCGCGCAGGGCGAATCCCTCATCGACCGGGCCCGCGCGGACGGCCTCATCGACGCGCGACAGGAGGCCGAGCTGCGGCTCGTGCGCAGCGCCACCACCGGCACGCTGCTGGAAGCGCTGCGCGGACGCGGCTACGTGCGCGAAGCTGAATCCGTCCCCCTGGTCCAGCGCTACACCGAACAGGTCTTCCTGGACGCGCTCGCGGAACCCTCCACGCTCTACCGCCTGGTGCCGGAGCCCGCGCCCCACGAGGTGGCGCTCGCCGCCGCCACGCGCCCGCCGCTGCACCTGCTCGCGGAAGGGCTGCGCAACACGCTCACCGCCGAATCGCTCCTGGACGCGGCGGGCTCCCTGCGCGCCCAGGTCTCCCGAGGCGACGCGCACATGGCCCCCGCGGACTTCGGTCTCTCCGCCCGCGAGCTCCAACTGCTCCAGTCCGTGGATGGAGAGCGCACGCTGGAGTCGCTGCTCCTGGGCTCGGGCCTGCCGCAGGACAGCGCGCTCAAGGCGCTCGCGGTGGCGCGGACGCTGGGCCTCATCGCGCTGCATCCACCGTCGGAGGACGCCCGGGGCGACCTGCCGCCGGAGCTGGACGTGCACCGGCTGGAGGCCAAGTTCGAGGAGATCCAGGACGCGGACTACTTCACCGTGTTGGGGCTCGCCCGCTCGGCCGGAAGCGAAGAGGTCAAGCGGGCGTACACGCTGCTCGCCGCGGAGTTCCACCCGCTGCGCTTCGCCGGCCATCCGGACCCCGCGCTCCAGCACCGCGCGCAGCAGATCCGCGCGGTGTTGACGGAGGCCGCCCGGGCCCTGGGAGACGACCGGCTGCGGGGCGAGTACGCCCGTAATCTGCTCGACTGA
- the def gene encoding peptide deformylase codes for MVREILIWPDPILKQKAKPVAKVDDKVRALIKDMFETMYAAEGVGLAAPQVGVLQRIIVLDTRPQQPESKPLAMINPEFVSLEGETTYTEGCLSIPGEAEDVDRAAIATVRYLDEDGQEQTLRCDGLLAIAVQHEADHLDGTVFVDHVSTLKREFIRKRMKKLKASREQGAPASA; via the coding sequence ATGGTTCGCGAGATTCTCATCTGGCCCGACCCCATCCTGAAGCAGAAGGCCAAGCCCGTGGCGAAGGTGGACGACAAGGTCCGCGCGCTCATCAAGGACATGTTCGAGACGATGTACGCCGCCGAGGGCGTGGGTCTCGCCGCCCCGCAGGTGGGCGTCCTCCAGCGCATCATCGTGCTGGACACCCGGCCGCAGCAGCCGGAGTCCAAGCCCCTGGCGATGATCAACCCGGAGTTCGTCTCGCTCGAAGGGGAGACGACCTACACGGAAGGCTGCCTCTCCATCCCCGGTGAAGCCGAGGACGTGGACCGCGCCGCCATCGCCACCGTGCGCTACCTGGACGAGGACGGCCAGGAGCAGACGCTGCGCTGCGACGGCCTCCTGGCCATCGCCGTGCAGCATGAGGCGGACCACCTGGACGGCACCGTCTTCGTGGACCACGTCTCCACGCTCAAGCGCGAGTTCATCCGCAAGCGCATGAAGAAGCTCAAGGCCTCGCGCGAGCAGGGCGCCCCGGCGTCCGCCTAG
- the nth gene encoding endonuclease III, translated as MALGRSRPVTYNARVARRETVGEKRQRAVAVLDGLEAAMPDARIELDYRTPLELLVAVILSAQCTDKRVNLVTPALFARFPDAQAYARVEPSDVEPFIRTCGLYRAKAKNIVATARALVAEHGGQVPLTRDTLAQLPGVGLKTAGVVCIHLGGDAAFPVDTHVKRLAYRLGFTTQEDPDKVEKDLQALLPRERWTLGHQLLVWHGRRTCFARSPACDSCVVAAKCPKKGVRATAKT; from the coding sequence ATGGCGCTTGGGCGGAGCCGCCCCGTGACATACAACGCCCGCGTGGCCCGGCGAGAGACAGTGGGTGAGAAGCGGCAGCGCGCGGTGGCGGTTCTGGACGGTCTGGAAGCGGCCATGCCGGACGCTCGCATCGAGCTGGACTACCGGACGCCCCTGGAGCTGCTGGTCGCCGTCATCCTGTCCGCGCAGTGCACGGACAAGCGCGTCAACCTGGTGACCCCTGCCCTGTTCGCCCGCTTCCCGGACGCGCAGGCCTATGCGCGCGTCGAGCCTTCCGACGTGGAGCCCTTCATCCGCACCTGCGGGCTGTACCGCGCGAAGGCGAAGAACATCGTGGCCACGGCGCGCGCGCTGGTGGCGGAGCATGGCGGCCAGGTGCCGCTGACGCGCGACACGCTGGCGCAGCTGCCGGGCGTGGGCCTGAAGACGGCGGGCGTGGTGTGCATCCACCTGGGCGGCGACGCGGCCTTCCCCGTGGACACGCACGTGAAGCGGCTGGCGTACCGGCTGGGCTTCACCACGCAGGAAGACCCGGACAAGGTGGAGAAGGACCTGCAGGCGCTGCTGCCTCGCGAGCGGTGGACGCTGGGGCATCAGCTGCTGGTGTGGCACGGGCGGCGCACGTGCTTCGCGCGCTCGCCCGCTTGCGACTCCTGCGTGGTGGCGGCGAAGTGCCCGAAGAAGGGCGTGCGCGCCACCGCGAAGACCTAG
- the ltaE gene encoding low-specificity L-threonine aldolase yields the protein MKPIDFRSDTVTKPTPAMRRLIADAEVGDDVYGEDPTVRRLEERVAERLGLEAAVFVPSGTQANQIAIGAHCRSGDEVLTEEGSHIIQYEGGAVPALWGVQPGPLPGERGLLKPETVVAAVREDNIHNPRTRLLSLENTHNRGGGTVWPVERFRAVVEAGRKAGLAVHLDGARLFNAEVAAGKPASAWASLTDTTSVCFSKGLGAPVGSALAGRADVIREARRLRKRLGGGMRQAGILAAAALYALEHHVERLAEDHANARRLAEGLAQIPGVKVDLARVETNMVFADLVRPAAEASALLLKQGVLANPTGPHSIRLVCHLDVSTADIDDALARIRKAFAG from the coding sequence ATGAAGCCCATCGACTTCCGCTCCGACACCGTGACGAAGCCCACGCCCGCCATGCGCAGGCTCATCGCCGACGCGGAGGTGGGCGACGACGTCTATGGCGAGGACCCCACCGTGCGCCGGCTGGAGGAGCGCGTGGCGGAGCGGCTCGGACTGGAGGCCGCCGTCTTCGTCCCCTCCGGCACGCAGGCGAATCAGATCGCCATCGGCGCGCACTGCCGCTCGGGCGATGAGGTCCTGACGGAGGAGGGCAGCCACATCATCCAGTACGAAGGAGGCGCGGTGCCGGCGCTGTGGGGCGTGCAGCCGGGCCCCCTGCCGGGCGAGCGCGGCCTGCTGAAGCCGGAGACGGTCGTGGCGGCGGTGCGCGAGGACAACATCCACAACCCGCGCACGCGCCTGTTGTCGCTGGAGAACACGCACAACCGCGGCGGCGGCACGGTGTGGCCGGTGGAGCGCTTCCGCGCGGTGGTGGAGGCGGGGCGCAAGGCCGGGCTCGCGGTGCACCTGGATGGCGCGCGCCTGTTCAACGCGGAGGTGGCGGCGGGAAAGCCCGCGTCCGCGTGGGCGTCGCTGACGGACACGACGTCGGTGTGCTTCTCCAAGGGGCTGGGCGCGCCGGTGGGCTCGGCGCTCGCGGGCAGGGCGGACGTCATCCGCGAGGCGCGGCGGCTGCGCAAGCGGCTGGGTGGCGGCATGCGGCAGGCAGGCATCCTCGCGGCGGCGGCGCTGTACGCGCTGGAGCACCACGTGGAGCGCCTGGCCGAGGACCACGCCAACGCGCGCCGGCTGGCCGAGGGCCTGGCCCAGATTCCGGGCGTGAAGGTGGACCTGGCCCGGGTGGAGACGAACATGGTGTTCGCGGACCTCGTGCGCCCGGCGGCCGAGGCCTCCGCGCTGCTCCTGAAGCAGGGCGTGCTCGCCAACCCCACGGGCCCGCACTCCATCCGCCTCGTGTGCCACCTGGACGTGTCCACGGCGGACATCGACGACGCCCTGGCGCGCATCCGCAAGGCCTTCGCGGGCTGA
- a CDS encoding M23 family metallopeptidase, protein MRRPAVLALLALSACATPQPGKMSFEELYATAGDSGSASDSGPFLPHEPVRARGPLVPERSPELEARLRLFAEQAQAYRAKAQRGSAMPAEQVRNWEAVNAALDAFLDRPIESTDTRDLTRARGVMEAELEQDARLYGDMPGPLAEAVVVRVGRLIVRASTLRRWETPPEPSGPPRLAWPVAPVTITSLYGERWHPITGQLRRHSGVDLAAFRGQPVAVAEKGVVLRAGWNGDHGKMVEVQHDGQWVTRYSHLSEVLVTTGEVLAKGDVVGLAGDTGLATGVHVHFELWHDGASMDPLEALVAPESGPDASDEERPVARMPAESPVLTSQGRHPAAGSRP, encoded by the coding sequence GTGCGCCGACCTGCCGTCCTCGCCCTGTTGGCCCTCTCCGCCTGCGCCACGCCGCAGCCGGGGAAGATGAGCTTTGAGGAGCTGTACGCGACCGCGGGTGACAGCGGCTCCGCCAGCGACAGCGGTCCCTTCCTCCCCCACGAACCAGTGCGCGCCCGGGGCCCGCTGGTGCCCGAGCGCTCCCCGGAACTCGAGGCCCGCCTCCGCTTGTTCGCCGAGCAGGCCCAGGCCTACCGCGCCAAGGCCCAGCGCGGCAGCGCCATGCCCGCCGAACAGGTGCGCAACTGGGAGGCGGTGAACGCGGCCCTGGACGCCTTCCTGGACCGGCCGATCGAGTCCACCGACACCCGCGACCTGACGCGCGCGCGGGGCGTGATGGAGGCGGAGCTGGAGCAGGACGCGCGCCTGTACGGCGACATGCCGGGCCCGCTCGCGGAGGCCGTGGTGGTGCGCGTGGGCCGCCTCATCGTGCGCGCCTCCACGCTGCGCCGCTGGGAGACGCCGCCCGAGCCCTCCGGCCCGCCGCGCCTCGCCTGGCCCGTGGCGCCGGTCACCATCACCAGCCTCTACGGCGAGCGCTGGCACCCCATCACCGGCCAGCTCCGCCGCCACTCGGGCGTGGACCTGGCGGCCTTCCGGGGACAGCCGGTGGCCGTGGCGGAGAAGGGCGTCGTGCTGCGCGCCGGCTGGAACGGCGACCACGGCAAGATGGTGGAGGTCCAGCACGACGGCCAGTGGGTGACGCGCTACAGCCACCTGTCCGAGGTCCTGGTGACGACCGGCGAGGTGCTGGCGAAGGGCGACGTGGTGGGGCTCGCGGGGGACACGGGCCTGGCGACCGGTGTCCACGTCCACTTCGAACTCTGGCACGACGGTGCTTCCATGGATCCGCTGGAGGCGCTCGTCGCCCCCGAGTCGGGCCCGGACGCCTCCGACGAGGAGCGCCCCGTGGCCCGCATGCCCGCGGAGTCCCCCGTCCTCACGTCCCAGGGGCGGCACCCGGCGGCGGGTTCACGCCCCTGA